A region from the Geotrypetes seraphini chromosome 10, aGeoSer1.1, whole genome shotgun sequence genome encodes:
- the LOC117367626 gene encoding zinc finger protein 493-like — protein MNPSQQLQNSEEMSALVADQALVTFKDVAAYFWDVEWNILGERQKELYKKVIKEVHGILLSRGYSIVNPDVIFKIKKEDEKHFTQDFEWEGKENPHDSMKDLPVVTSVFSLSVKQEEEIPFMDPPESETSEQIHPPVTSSHNVTPDILIRFEQERFKTEPQEPEERGNLTLTATCEELQETGSQSYPADTTGEILKMEDDPASNQLEGGEEDADLKSDDGFENKRIRVCDGQQREEWTQKDPSRDSPDCSADNVGGISSVRPPSMKKNTPTGESSNVCTEQERNSTNYPNLRQNERIIRQQLCQSTTCEEMFTGKSNFQGQKKFQRQNKLFQYMECENLFTYKSQIIIHDKVPKEIKPSKCSIPDNNLRQVFELRKHKLISVTKKQVHQMNTKIAKLFKCSECYKSFNKKSNLILHERIHTGEKPYKCSECGKSFIRKDKLRDHERIHTEEKAFKCSQCGKSFNNTSSLIIHKRIHTGEKPLKCSECGKCFNKTSSLTIHTRIHTGEKPYECSECGKAFNKTSSLTTHKRIHSGEKPYKCSECGKSFNNTSSLTTHKRIHTGEKPYKCSECSKSFKRKDNLREHERIHTDEKPYKCSECGIFFKNTSGLINHKRIHTGEKPYKCSDCGKSFNRKANLITHKRIHTGEKPYKCSECGKGFNRKDSHRDHERMHTGEYPYKCSECGKSFNNTSSLITHKIIHSIEKPYECSECGKSFKRKDSLRDHESIHTGENPYKCSECGKSFNNKSSLRTHTRSHTGEKPYKCSECGKSFNKTSNLKTHTRSHTGEKPYKCSECGKSFNNTSNLKAHTRSHTGEKPYKCSQCGKSFTNASTLITHKRIHTGEKPHKCSECGKSFNSKYKLGIHNRIHTGEKPYLCSECGKCFNNTSSLIIHKRIHTGEKPYKCSECGKCFNNTSSLITHKRIHSGEKPYKCSECGKSFNNTSSLITHKRIHTGEKPYKCSECGKSFNNTGSLITHKRIHSGEKPYQCSECGKTFNNKSSLRTHTRSHTGEKPYKCSECGKSFKNTGGLISHKRIHIGEKKYKCSECGKSFIRKDNLRDHERIHTGEKP, from the exons ATGAATCCATCCCAGCAGCTGCAAAATTCAGAGGAAATGTCTGCCCTGGTGGCTGATCAG GCATTGGTCACATTCAAGGATGTCGCTGCTTATTTCTGGGATGTGGAGTGGAACATTCTGGGAGAACGGCAGAAGGAGCTTTACAAGAAAGTCATCAAGGAGGTTCATGGGATCCTCTTGTCACGAG GTTACTCAATTGTTAATCCTGATGTTATATTTAAGATTAAAAAGGAAGATGAGAAACATTTCACTCAAGACTTTGagtgggaaggaaaagaaaacccACATGACTCCATGAAGG ACCTTCCTGTTGTAACGTCTGTGTTCTCACTGAGTGTTAAGCAAGAAGAAGAAATCCCCTTCATGGATCCTCCGGAATCGGAGACATCTGAACAGATTCACCCTCCTGTAACAA GCTCCCATAATGTCACACCTGACATTTTAATCCGATTTGAGCAAGAGAGATTCAAGACTGAGCCTCaggaacctgaggaaagaggaaatctGACCCTCACGGCCACATGTGAGGAACTGCAGGAAACAG GCAGCCAAAGTTACCCTGCTGACACCACAGGAGAGATCCTGAAAATGGAAGATGATCCTGCCAGTAACCAgctggagggaggagaggaggatgcTGATCTCAAGAGTG ATGATGGATTTGAGAATAAGAGAATAAGAGTATGTGATGGGCAGCAGAGGGAGGAATGGACACAGAAAGACCCTTCCAGAGACAGCCCAGATTGTTCAGCAGATAATGTAGGCGGTATTAGTAGTGTAAGACCACCTAGCATGAAAAAAAATACCCCAACAGGAGagagctcaaatgtatgtaccGAACAAGAGAGAAATTCCACCAACTACCCAAATCTCAGACAAAATGAGAGAATCATCAGGCAACAACTTTGTCAGAGCACTACATGTGAGGAAATGTTCACTGGGAAATCAAACTTCCAAGGACAAAAAAAATTTCAGAGACAAAACAAACTGTTCCAGTATATGGAGTGTGAAAACTTATTTACATATAAATCACAAATTATAATTCATGATAAAGTGCCTAAAGaaataaaaccatcaaaatgTTCTATACCTGATAATAACTTAAGACAGGTATTTGAACTGAGAAAACATAAATTAATCAGCGTTACCAAGAAACAAGTGCATCAAATGAACACAAAGATAGCAAAGCTATTTAAATGCTCTGAATGTTATAAAAGCTTCAATAAAAAAAGTAACCTCATacttcatgaaagaatccacactggagaaaaaccatataaatgttcagaatgtggtaaaagcttcattCGAAAAGATAAGCTCAGAGATCATGAAAGAATCCATACAGAAGAAAAAGCATTTAAATGTTCTCaatgtggaaaatccttcaatAATACAAGTAGCCTTataattcataaaagaatccatacagGTGAAAAACCATTAaagtgttctgaatgtggaaaatgcTTCAATAAAACAAGTAGCCTCACTATTCATACaagaatccacacaggagaaaaaccatatgaatgttctgaatgtggtaaagcCTTCAATAAGACAAGTAGCCTCAcaactcataaaagaatccattctggagaaaaaccatataaatgttcagaatgtggtaaatcCTTCAATAATACAAGTAGCCTCAcaactcataaaagaatccacacaggagaaaaaccatataaatgttcagaATGTAGTAAAAGCTTCAAACGAAAAGATAATCTCAGAgaacatgaaagaatccacactgatgaaaaaccatataaatgttctgaatgtggaatatTCTTCAAAAATACAAGTGGCCTCATAaatcataaaagaatccacacaggggaaaaaccatataaatgttctgattgtggtaaaagcttcaatcGCAAAGCTAATCTCATAACCCATAAAAGAATtcacacaggagaaaaaccatataaatgttctgaatgtggtaaaggTTTTAATCGAAAAGATAGTCACCGAGATCATGAAAGAATGCACACTGGAGAATACCCATATAAATGTTCagaatgtggaaaatccttcaatAATACAAGTAGTCTCATAACTCATAAAATAATCCACTCTATAGAAAAACCATatgaatgttctgaatgtggtaaaagtttcaAGCGAAAAGATAGTCTCCGAGATCATGAAAgcatccacactggagaaaacccatataaatgttctgaatgtggaaaatcctttAATAATAAAAGTAGCCTCAGAACTCATACAAGAAGCCAcacgggagaaaaaccatataaatgttctgaatgtggtaaatcCTTCAATAAAACAAGTAACCTCAAAACTCATACAAGAAGCCAcacgggagaaaaaccatataaatgttctgaatgtggaaaatccttcaatAATACAAGTAACCTCAAAGCTCATACAAGAAGCCACacgggagagaaaccatataaatgttctcaatgtggaaaatccttcacTAATGCAAGTACCCTGAtaactcataaaagaatccacacaggagaaaaaccacataaatgttctgaatgtggaaaatccttcaatTCTAAATATAAACTCGGAATTCATAACAGAATTCAcacgggagaaaaaccatatctgtgttctgaatgtggaaaatgtTTCAATAATACAAGTAGCCTGataattcataaaagaatccacacgggagaaaaaccatataaatgttctgaatgtggaaaatgcTTCAATAATACAAGTAGCCTGATAACTCATAAACGAATCCactctggagaaaaaccatataaatgttctgaatgtggaaaatctttCAATAATACAAGTAGCCTAATAACTCATAAAAGAATTCAcacgggagaaaaaccatataaatgttctgagtgtGGAAAATCCTTCAATAATACAGGTAGCTTAATAACTCATAAACGAATCCATTCTGGTGAAAAACCatatcaatgttctgaatgtggtaaaaccTTCAATAATAAAAGTAGCCTCAGAACTCATACAAGAAGCCAcacgggagaaaaaccatataaatgttctgaatgtggaaaatccttcaaAAATACAGGTGGCCTCATatctcataaaagaatccacattggagaaaaaaaatataaatgttctgaatgtggtaaaagcttcattCGAAAAGATAATCTCAGAGATCATGAAAGAATtcacacaggagaaaaaccataa